Proteins encoded together in one Myxocyprinus asiaticus isolate MX2 ecotype Aquarium Trade chromosome 9, UBuf_Myxa_2, whole genome shotgun sequence window:
- the sumo3a gene encoding small ubiquitin-related modifier 3-like → MSEDKPKEGVKTENDHINLKVAGQDGSVVQFKIKRHTPLSKLMKAYCERQGLSIRQIRFRFDGQPINETDTPAQLEMEDEDTIDVFQQQTGGSC, encoded by the exons ATGTCCGAAGACAAACCCAAG GAGGGAGTAAAAACTGAGAACGACCACATTAATCTGAAAGTGGCTGGCCAGGATGGCTCAGTGGTCCAGTTCAAAATTAAAAGGCATACGCCGCTCAGTAAATTAATGAAAGCGTACTGTGAGAGACAG ggTTTGTCAATAAGACAGATTAGATTTAGGTTTGATGGGCAGCCAATAAATGAGACGGACACACCTGCGCAG TTGGAGATGGAGGACGAGGACACAATTGATGTATTTCAGCAACAAACTGGCGGCTCCTGCTAA